The Syntrophobacterales bacterium region GCAGCGCCAGCAGGGACGACATCGCCAGCAGAACCAGCAGGTCGGGCCAGAGGTGGGCAAAGCCAAGGTTTTTCAGATAGATGCCGGAGAGAATGTCGATGTAATAGGTAGCCGGGACGATCTTTGTTACTGCCTGCAGAATCACCGGCATGTTGGTTACCGGAAAAACGAAATTGGAAAGGAGGATGGACGGCAGGTAGGTAATCAGGATCGCCGTCTGATTCGCCGTCATCTGCGATTTTGTCACCGACGAGATCAAGAGCCCCAGAGTGAGCGCGACGGCGATGTAGAGCGAAGAGGCGAGAATCATCAGCCAGAAGCTCGCCTTCATGACGATCCCGAAGAGCATCTGCCCCATCAGCACCGCGACAAGAACGTCCGTCAAGGCGATAAGAAAGTAGGGGGCGGCCTTGCCGAGGAGAAATTCCCCCGCCCCGATCGGCAGGGAGCGGATCGTTTCCATTGTCCCGTTTTCATATTCCCGGGCAATAACCAGCGAGGTTAAGAGGGCCGCGACGATAATGACAATGATCGCAATGATGCCGGGGATGATGAAGTTGCGGCTTTCCATCTCCTCGTTGAACCAGACGCGGATCTGCGGATTGACGGGGGGTTTGATCTTTTGCATCCCGCGCCGGTCGAGAAAAGCGGCCAGCAGGTTGCCGTTGTAGCGGGCGATAAAGCCGCTGATGTAGGAGTTGGAAATGCCTGCGAAATTGGGGTCGCTGCCGTCGATAATTACCTGCATGGAGGTCTTCCGGTCCGCCCGGAGGTTGGCAGTCCAGCCGACGGGGATGACGATGGCCAAACGCGCCCGGCCGTGGTCGAGGGCGTCGGTCACCGCTTGCATGCTGTCGGCCCGTTCAATAATCTGAAAATAGGGGCTGGCTTCGAGGCCTCTGATAAAATCCCGGCTCAGATCGGTTTTTTCGCGATCGACAACGATCGTTTCGATATTGTTCACGTCGAGGCTGAGCGCGTAACCGAACAGCAGGATCAAGAGCAGAGGGATCGCGAAGGCCAGATAGAGGCTGCGGAAATCCCGGAGCAGATGGTAAAACTCCTTGCGGGCGATCGCTGTGATGTTTTTTGTCTTCATATTTTAATCAGAAATGGGTCTAAAACCCTTTAATTTATTCCTGTTTTATCAACTTGATAAACGCGTCGTTCAAGTCTGCATCCGGTTTTTCCGGGCAGGCGCCGCGGACGATCTCGGCCGGACTGCCCGAGGCGACGATACGTCCCTCGTTGATCAGGACAATGCGGCCGCAGTTGCCGGCCTCATCCATGTAGTGCGTCGTGACGAAGATGGTTATTCCCTCGGCGGCAAGCTGGCGGATGAAGTCCCAAAAATGGCGT contains the following coding sequences:
- a CDS encoding ABC transporter permease: MKTKNITAIARKEFYHLLRDFRSLYLAFAIPLLLILLFGYALSLDVNNIETIVVDREKTDLSRDFIRGLEASPYFQIIERADSMQAVTDALDHGRARLAIVIPVGWTANLRADRKTSMQVIIDGSDPNFAGISNSYISGFIARYNGNLLAAFLDRRGMQKIKPPVNPQIRVWFNEEMESRNFIIPGIIAIIVIIVAALLTSLVIAREYENGTMETIRSLPIGAGEFLLGKAAPYFLIALTDVLVAVLMGQMLFGIVMKASFWLMILASSLYIAVALTLGLLISSVTKSQMTANQTAILITYLPSILLSNFVFPVTNMPVILQAVTKIVPATYYIDILSGIYLKNLGFAHLWPDLLVLLAMSSLLALLNYLVLRKEGF